In Methanofervidicoccus sp. A16, the sequence CCTCTTGGCCACTTCTTCCATTATTTCCCCCATATGTATTTTTTTAGATAAGGATTTCCTACACCTCCCACTTACCCTTATCTCCCTCTCCCTCTTTCTTACCGCCACCACAAAGGACACATCTGCACCAATAGATACAATAGTCTTTGCACAGGATGCCTCATAGGAACTTACATAGGACAGTGCCACAATATACCCACCAACCTCCCTTAACTCCATCCTACTACAGGCCTTTAAATGTGCTATCCTCTTACTCTCATCCATCTCCTGAGTTAGAAGACTGAGCACCTTCTGGAAATTAATACCCTTTATAAGCCAGGCTATTATCTGAAAAGTTTCCTCCCTTGCAAGTTTCAAATGTTTAGTGTCGTAGAGGATACCAGAGAGTAAACCTATCCTAATTTTCTTTGGAGGATATATCCCCATCTCCCTGAATATCTGAGAAACTATCTCACAGGTGGAGGTAGCCCCCTCATCTACGATAGAGAGAGTACAAAGATCTAAGAGATCTGTCCTTTTATGATGATCCACAACTACTAAAATAGAATCTTTCAAATCCTGAGTATTTATCTTTACCTGGTTTAAATTGGAGGTATCCACAAAAAATACTACATCTAACAACTTGGGATACTGAACAACTTCCACATCCTCCTCAATCTCCTCAAGTACATTCTTTGACAACTTACTTATAGAATCTGCCGATATTTTAAGATTTTTATCCTCTGATCTGTTTAAAACATCTGCAAGATACTTCAAGGCAACTGCCGCCCCAATCGCATCTGGATCTGCATTGTGATGACATAGAAAGAGTATATTTTTATTTTCCTGAAGTATCTTCTTTAGATGGAGTATGTCCTCACTTTTTAACTTTACCATATTGACACCATATTTTTAAACTCGTAATCAAAAAATAACAATTGATAACAAAAAAATTAAAAAGTTAAGGAATAAAAAGAGAGTAAAAAATCTCTTAAGAAAATGAATTAGGAATTCAAGGTATTCTAAGAAATAACAACAACATCTTTATTAATACTTTTTAATGATTTTTAGGATTTTCTATTTTTTAATTTTTATAATAATAAAATTTTATTATATTATTTTATTACCTTAGTTTCCCTCAGTAGTGATTAAAAGAACAGTGAAAATGATAATTGTTATAATAATAAAAATCATCATTAAAATAATCAGTATAAAATCTATATAAAAACTCTTAAATATCCTAAGATCCTTCCGAACCCTTAGATAAGATAAGGAATCATATTCTGGTATTCACTAATTAGAAGGTATTCAGAGGACCATTCCCCTCCAATCTTCTTTTTAAAATGTTATATCTGGGATTAATAGAAGTTTTATTTTAAACATTTTTTATTTTTTTATATTTTTTTATTTTATTTTTATTATTATTCTTATTATTTTTTAAACTATCCTTTTGATGGGAAGTAGGGTATTTTAATTATTATTAAGATCTTGTTAACCTTAATTCCCATCAAAGTAATGATTTAAATAATAAAAATAAGAATAATAAATAAGGACTAGAAAAAAATATTATTGAAATATACATTATCTTTAATATCTTTAATAAAATTAATAATAGTAATCTATTAAAAAGGATCTACTCCACTTCCGTAGTATCTTAGAGCATCCCAGGAGAGATTATTTATCTCTTATTTTGATCTAAATACATTCTTTTTATATTTTATTAATTTTATAATATTATTTTATAATTTATTGTTCTTATCAGGATTTTTTTATTAATAGGGATTAGGGTCTTTGTTAATTTTTGTTTTAATATAAATAGTTAAAATCCAATTATAAACATCTTAAAGAATAACAATTCTATCAATCTTATCAAAGTAGTAATTTAAATTTAAAAAATAATAAAGAAAATTTTAACATAAAATATATTTTTATAAAAAATACCCTGTTAAGAGAGTTTTATTCCTCTATATTCTTTAAGTATCTTGCAGTATTTGAAAAGATATTTACCTGTTTATGATAATTTACCATGTTTCAAAGACTTATTTAACTTCAAATTTTAATATCTTTTTTGTATTTTCCATTATGATCATCAAAGTTCTAAAATTTTTAAATAAATTTACTGTAAAACACTTTAAAATTAATTTTAATACTATAAAAGTTATTTTAATTCTTTTAATCGGATTTTAAGGGAAAATATAACTTATTCAAAAACTTTATATATTACTAGCCTAATCTATAATGATTTATAATGATAGATTTTTGTCCTGTTGGTGGTCATAATGGATTTAGATGAAATATTTAAACTGATGAAAAAGGTTAATAGTATAAAGATAGACAGCATCGAAATAACTGCAGATGAAATTGTTATAAACATTCCTACCCTATCTCCTATCTCTATACCTCAAACTCCTCCAATAAAGAAAGGTATTAAGAAAATAGTATCACCGGAAGAACCTAAGATAGAGATACCTGAAGTAGATTGGGAGCCTCCAGTAGAAAAGTACAGAGGGTATATAAGAGAGGTGCAACTTGGTAGGCCTAAGTCTGAAGGGGGTAGAGGAAAGGTAATAAAAATAGGTGGACAGAGGGCACTTTACAGGTTCGAGGAGGTTCAACCGAATCCACCAGTGGTAACATTCGACATATTCGATATGCCGATGCCTGGACTACCTAAGCCTGTTAGGGAGTACTTCCAGGATGTGATGGAGGATCCTGTTGAATGGGCTAAAAAGTGTGTAAAGGAGTTCAACGCCGATATGGTAACTATACACCATATATCTACAGATCCAAAGATTAAAGATACACCTCCAAAGGAAGCTGCAAAGTTGATGGAGGATCTACTCCAGGCTGTAGATGTGCCCTTTGTTATTGGGGGTAGTGGAGATCCTAAGAAGGATCCTCTTGTTTTGGAAGCATGTGCTCAAGTTGCAGAGGGGGAGAGGTGTCTATTGGCATCTGCAAACTTAGATTTAGATTATAAGAAAGTAGCAGATGCTGCAATGAAGTACGATCATAACGTACTGTCCTGGACTATTATGGATCCAAATATGGCAAGGGATTTAAATAGAAGGTTAATATCCCACGGTCTCGATGGAGATAGAATCGTTATGGACCCTACAACATGTTCCCTTGGATACGGTATAGAGTTCTCCATAAATGCCATGACAAGGTTAAGGTTAGCAGGTTTAAAGGGCGACGAACTGGTAAATATGCCCATGTCCTCTGGAACTACAAACGCCATAGGTGCCAGAGAGGCCTGGATGGTCAATCCAGAGTGGGGAGATAGAAGGTACAGATTACCACTCTGGGAAATTACAACGGGATTGACCATGCTCCTCTGTGGCGTAGATATATTTATGATGCTCCACCCCCTCTCCATAGCGGTAGTAAAGGAGTTTGGGAAGTTGTTGGTAAGTAAGCCTGGGGAGATAGAGGTAAGTACTGACAACTACCAGTGGATAAGGGCTTAGTATCGGTGATAGGATGGCTAAAAAGATAAGTGCCATGGATATCTACAAACTACTTCCAAAGACAAACTGTAAGAAATGTGGGGAATCCTCCTGTATGGCATTTGCTACGAAACTACAGGAGAGGAAGGCCACCCTCGATGAATGTCCAATATTAAAATCTCCAAAGTTTGAGAAGAATAGAAAGAAACTTGAAGAACTCCTCTCCCCACCTGTAAAGGAGGTATGGTTTGGATACGAGGATAAGAAGGTGGTTCTAGGTGGAGAGGAGGTAATGTACAGGTATGAACTCACCTTCTTTAATCCGACGGCTATAGGGGTAGATATATCAGATAATTTACCTGAGGAGGAGATAAAAAAGAGGGCTAAATTCGTTGAGGATTTTGTTTTTGAGAGGACAGGGGAGAAGTTGAAGTTAGACTTTATAGCATTGCGAAATGCCTCAAATGATCCTGAAAAGTTTGTAAGGGCGTTGAAGATTATTCAAGAAAACACCAAGGTACCTGTCGCCCTCTGTTCCCTAAATGTAAAGAGTATAGAAAAAGCCTTAGATGTTGTAAGATCTAAACCTATGATATACGGAGTAACAGAGGAGAACTTCTCTGAAATGATGAGGATGTTAATATCAAAGAAAAGGAAGGATAAAAAAGAGTTTGCAGTGGTGCTATCTTCAGGAAATATTAAAACACTGAAGGGCATGGTTAAGGCGTCCCTTCAACATGGTATAGAGGATCTAATTTTAGATCCTCACACTACACCAGAGAACATTATGGATACTCTCGATAGATTTGTGATGATAAGGAGAAGTGCCATTGAAAGGGGAGATAAACTTCTTGGATATCCTATCTTAGGACTTCCAATAAATACCTACTTCTACGTACTAAAGGGCAACAATCCAATTAAACAGTTTGTTGAAGAACTAGATAAGGCTGCCGGAATTATGGAGGCGAGGACAGCCTGTGCAATGTTGAACAGGTATGGAGATGGAATAATTATTCACGGTACCGAGGTTTGGGAGTTGATGCCAATACTTGCCCTTAGGCAGGCAATATATACAGATCCTAGGAAACCTCAAACTGTGGAGCCTGGATTATATCCAATTGGAAATCCAGATGAGAATAGCCCAGTGATCATGACTACAAACTTCTCCCTAACATTCTACACAGTAACTGGAGACTTTGAAAAGGATGGGGTTACCTGTTGGCTCCTAGTTATGGATACAGAGGGTAAGGCAGTGGATGTCGCAGTGGCAGGGGGACAGTACTGTGGAGATAACGCCAAAAGATTAATAGAGGAGACGAAGATAGGGGAGAAGGTAAATCATAGGATTATTATACTTCCAGGGTTAGCAGCTCCTGTAAGGGGGGATATTGAGGAAAAGACTGGCTGGACATGTGTAGTTGGAACGAGAGACTCTTCCCAAGTTGGGGAATTTTTAAGGAAGAACTGGAATAGAATACTTGAGGAGTGGAGGGCTAAGCAGGAATCATGAATGTAATAAGATAAGAAAAAAATTAAATTTTAATAATTTTCGAACTATATATAAAAAAATATAGATTAAAAATAATTTTAATAAAAATTATAAAAATAAAAAGAGAGTAAAAACGTAAAAGCTCCTTTAAAGGGAAGAGTTATTAAAAATCTATAGTGTTAAAATATTTAAAAAATTAAAAATAAAGAACACTTCAAACTAATAGTAACCTATAAAGAATAATGAAAAAGTAATAAAAATCCAAACTATTAACACCTAAAAATAAATAATATATACCTTAGTTCCCATTAAAGTAATGATTTAAATAATAAAAAATATAATATCTAATAATCTAACAAAATTAATAATAGCAACCTGTGAGGAAGGATCTACTCCACTTTCATAGAGTATTTTAGAGTATCCCAAGAGATTATCTTTTATTTTGATTTTATACCTTCTTTTTATGTTCTTTTATTTTTTATAATTATTATTCTTATCAGAATTTTTTGATGGAAATTAGAGTTTTTTAATTATAATATAACCTTAGTTCCCATCAGTAGTGATTAAAAGAATAATAAAAAATAACCAATATAAAAATCATTAATACCCTTAGGATCCTTCTGATCATTTAGTTAAGATAGAAAATCCTACTCTGAATCCCTGTATTAAAAAATATACAGAGGATCATTCTCCTTCAATATTATTTTTAAAATTTTTTGTATCTGGGGTGATAGAGGTTTTCTGTTTTTTTAAATATTTTCTTTAATCTTTAATTTTATTATTTTTATAATAATTTTTATTTTTATTATTCTCTAAATTATCCTTTTGATGGGAAGTAGGGTATAATATATAACTGAAAAGTAAAAATAACTGTTTCATTTTCTGGACTATACTGAGAGTACTAAAAAAGCAGAGTAGAACCTCTGTTAGTTTTTCTTTTTAAGAGTTTTTTGCATTTCTTATTATTATTTTATTAATTTTTTATTTATGATAATAATTGTTAACTTTATCAGTAGTTTAAAAAGTTATGTTTTTATATCTATATTTTTATATTGAAACAGAATTGATTTAAATACATCAATCATAGTAAAGTATAAATAGAAGAATTGACTACTAAAATCTTGCTTGATTACCTGGAAGTAGCCCGGTGGTGTAGTGGCCTATCATCCGGGGCTTTGGACCCCGGGACCGCGGTTCGAATCCGCGCCGGGCTACCATTTATTTTATAAAAATAAATATCCAAACATCTAAATATATAAAAATATAATTAATCCTGTGGTGTAGATGAGGGATAAGATATCTGTAGCCATAGTTTCAGATGGGAAGTATGGACATAGAGCCTACGAGGTTATAAAAAAGAAGTTCCCCTGCGAGTATATTATATTGAAATATAGAGGTAATTTTGATGATATAGAGATAGAAGAAGAAATACTGAAAAAACTTAAAGATTACCATATTTTAATTACCTACCTAAGAGATCCAGATCTTACCTATACCCTACTTGAAGAGATCAGCAACCAAAAGTTAGATAAAAATCCTTTTATAATAGTAGGTATATGGGAAGGTGAAGGTTTCAAGAGACAGGTTGAGAAGTTTAAAAATGTAGTGTGCCCAGATCTACTGTGTAATTTAGATGAGGATTACCTTCAAGACAAATTAGAAGAGTACCCTCAACTACGAGAATTTTTAAGGTACTTTGGAAAACCTAAGGTAAACATCTACTTAAGTAATAACATCATAGAGAAAATAGAGGTCATTAGGGACTCTCCCTGTGGAGGAGTTTCTAAAACACTTAAGGAGTTTCTTGGAGAGAGGATGGATGAGAATACACTGAAAAGGATAGGGTTGAGGGTACAGCACTTCTGTAATACAGGGCGGTTTAGACTGTTCTCTGAGAAGGAATGTAAAAAGGTTAAGGTGGGACAGATACTTTTAGAAGGTATAAATGTTAAAAAAGAGGAGTAAGATAAAAATCTCCACCAACCTCTTTAAGTGGCTCATCAGGTTTTAGATGGGAAAGAGAAGTTAAATAATAAAAAGTATTAAAGCCATATTTAGGGATATTGAAAATATAGAGAATTATTTTTTAATGTCATCTCTTTTTTTATTTATAATTATTTTAATAAATTTTTTAAATAATAATTAATAATTAATCATACTCTCTCCAGGTATGACCGCACTTTGTACATCTATAGAATCTTGTTTCAGGTTCATCTGCACATCTTGTCTGTTGAAGCCACCAGTATGCCTCTAAGTTTCCACACTGAGGACACTCCACCTTAGTAGTTGGTAGTGTATTTACATTCTCGATTACTGCGATTTCCTGTTTTTTGGACTCGATTCTCTCCTTGAGTATAAAGGTTTCACCTTCTTTTTCCATCTCCATCTCAAATTGACATACAGTACATACCCACTTACCATCTTTTGGAAGCATTATGTTATTACATTTTTTACAAAATTTTACCACGATATCACCTTTTCTCTCTAAATTTTAAATAATCCTTAAAAATAGTCTTATGATCGAAGGCCAAATCCATATTCTTTACCTCATCGATAGTAAAAAATCTAGCCTCCTTCGCATCGTCTGATCCCTTAGGAGAGCCCTCTACATACTCTAACACATATACTACAGATACAGTATGACCCCTGGGGTCTCTATTTGGATCTGAGTATACGCCTAAAAGGTCCTTAACCTTGGTTTTTATTCCACTCTCCTCAAAAACTTCTCTTACTACAGCCTCCTCTGTCCTTTCTCCATACTTTACAAAACCTCCTGGAAATGCCCAAAAATCTTTAAAAGGAGGATTTTTTCTCTTTACCAGTAGAATCTTACCATCGACCTCTAAAATACCGTCTACTGTTAAAGAGGGTGACCTATATCTATCCATGTTTATCATCTAAAAAACTATATAGTACCCCTTTAAAAATCATCAACTGATTATAAAAATATGTTTTATTCCAATAAAATCTCATACTATATATAATTTACGATAAATTTTTTTATAATAGTTTATTTTTTATTTTTTATTAATGTTTTGAAAAGTGGAGAGGTAGAAATATGAAAGTAGTTTTTGCATTAGGTGGCTCAGTTGTTATGCCCAGGGAGGGTGATGTAGAGAACATAAGAAAATACGCAGAGGTGTTCAAAAGTATAAAAGACATAGGACATGATATCTGCATAGTAGTCGGAGGGGGCTATATTGCCAGGAAATACATTTCTATAGCCAGGGAGTTTACAAACGAAGCATTCTGTGATGAGATAGGAATATTGGCAACAAGGATGAACAGTATGCTTCTAATCGCCGCCCTTGGAAACTACTCTGTAAAGAAGGTACCAGAGAATTTTAAGGAGGCTGAGATGATATTGAATTTAAACAAGATCGTTGTTATGGGAGGTACCCATCCTGCCCACACTACAGATGCTGTTGCAGCCTCTCTGGCAGAGTATATAGATGCAGATCTACTTGTTATTGCCACTAACGTAGATGGAGTTTACGACAGGGATCCAAGGAAGTATAAAGATGCAAAGAAAATAAAACATCTAACAACAAAGGAGTTGGTAGAAATTACTAAATCCTCCTCTATAGCGGCGGGATCCTCCTCTATAGTAGATCCCTTAGCCTCCAAGATAATAGACAGGGCAAAATTGAGAACTGTAGTTATCAGGGGTACTCCAGAGGAGATAATGAATGTTATAGAGAACAGACACAACGGTACCTTAATTGTACCTGGTGAATAATACAGGGGATCTTTATGGAGAAACATAGGCACTGTTTAAACTGTGGAATATCGATCCCACCAGATGAAACCTTCTGCTCTGAAAAGTGTAAGGATGAATATATAAAAAAGAGAAAGAGAATTATGAGAGCACAGTTAATAGTTCTCTTTGTTATCTTTGTAGTACTGGTGATCTTTGTATGGTTGAGAGGGTAGATATTATTTAAAGAGGTTCTGCAGGTAGTTCAGTAATAAGGTTGTTATTATCCTGAAAAGATCTATGATGGAGTAGAATTTATCTATTATACTCTTATCTTCTATCTCTATATATTCCTCCTTTACTGTATAGTATCCAGATTTTGATATTTTAACAGTTATTGTATTGTTATCACAAGTGTAGGGTATATTGATCCATCTTCCCAATTGTCTGTCGTAATAAAGAACTGTGATCCTTTTATCCTGGGATAAATTATAAGGTATCTCTAAGATAAGGGGTTTGCTAAATTTAGCATTCCTTGGAGATATATAGTATGCCAATGTAGTGTTTGGAATATTTACCTCCTTTATAGATATTTCCCCATCTGTACTTACCCTGGTACCGTTAGGTATTATCAGTATTGCATTTCCAATATTTTTTATCACTGTACCGTATACTATATTTTCCTTTTTAGATTTTCGAGGTGTATTTTTAGCATTGTTGATATTGTAGTTGTTTATTGGTGTGTTTTGGTTATCCTTTTTAGAATCTTTCTTGTTTATAGGTGTATTGTAGTTGTTCTCTTTGTTAGAGGTGTTTCTATTGCTACTGTAGGTAGTGTCTAACTTATCCTCTTCAGGAGATGTAGAGCTACTGTCTTCAATATTCTTTTTATTAGTACTACCACTGTGAGAAGTGTCTGAGTAATCCTTTTCTATAGATACAGAAGTAATATCTTCCTCCTTTTTATCTGTACTTCTCTTTTCAGTAGTAGTGTTGTCCTTATCTGTCTCATCCTCTGTATCTACAGGTGGAGGTACAGGTATGGAACTTTTTATTACTATGTCCCTCTTTATACCTCCAATGTCTAGATGGACTATTGTCCCCTCAGGTATGTTGTTCACCTTATAGGAGTACTTGAAATTACCATTTTCATCTGCCTTTATCTTAGTTGATGCAAATATTTTTAATTTTACAGGTTTTTCTGGGTCTTTTATAGTTCCTCTTATTCTAATATCGTAAATACCCGGAGGGATGTTGGATTTAGAGATTACTGCTATTCCTTCCTTATTCGCCTTTGCACCCTGAGTGACCCACATACCAATTTTCAAACTTACGTATAATCTCTCTGCATTTTTAGCAATAATTTTAAAACTGTTAGAGGCATTAGGTATTTCTACGTTGTTCATAAAGTATTTATATTTAGGGGGATTAATGGAAGGGTTGATCTCAAACCAAATTTTACAGTTAATTTCTTCATTGGGATTTGCCTTTCCAGTTATTGTTATTGTATCTCCAACCTTTGGATCTGAGGGAGTGATTGTTAGATTCGATACTCCATATGCTGGAGATACTATTAGTATTAATCCTAAGATTATAAAGAACAGTTTTTTCATTTAAATCACCTTTTTAAATTAAATTTGATATATTGTTCTTCACATTATACTTATTATAATTCTAATATTTTTATTATTATTTTTATGGAATCACGGAAACTAGGTAAATTTAAACTTAATCCTATCCTTTTGATAAAACTAAAATAAATTTTTAAAATAATTATTTATTAAATATATTCAAATATTAAATATATTCAAATTTTTAAATATAGAACATTAAAAAATAAAAATTATTTAAAAAATATAAATTAGATTTTCCATTTGTTAGTCTATTGATCTTTGAGCAACGGCAACGATCTTCTTTTCTTCTGTGTCGTAGGCTATTGCTATTAAATAACTGTCTGGTATATATTCTAACAACATAGGTAATTCTGGATAATTATTTGACGTAACTTTAGTGTAGTACGATGAAGCAGTGCTATCATTGTACACTGTCCCAATTATGTTATGCACTTTTGACGCATCCAATTCTATACGCTTGTTGTTGATTACAATCTCATGTTCTCCGTTGTCACCAACGATAGATACATTGAACAGGTTGTTGTTTGGATTAGTTCCTATTATTTTTAATGTTAAATCAATATCTTTTTTGATCAATACTACCCCGTATCTCACTGGATTTTCTGGTGTTTCGTTTAGGGCTATATTTACCTCTACTGTATCACTATCTATCTCATATTCTATACTCATATTATATCTTACTACCTCGAATCCACCCACTGCCAATACTTTTACATTATCAGCATCACTTGGAACTCCATTTCCTTCAGTGATTACTACTATGTGCTCTCCATAGTCAGATGGTGTGTAGATAAATCCTGTTCCACCATGAGTAGGGCATAGTGTTCCTGTTCCTACATAACTTATATTTAATATTTTTATCAACCCTGTAGCATTTCCATCTAATAACTTGTTTATATTATCCCTTAAGGATCTCCTATTAGTTATTACATGGAGTGAAACGTTCTCACTTTCCATCTCTGGATTATAGTAGGTTATAATTACATTACTTCCCCTATATGCTATCACATTGAAGTTATTCATTGCCTCTATTATTGTCTTTACAGATTTATTATCTTTAAAGTCTATCGTTATGTTCTTACTAGTATCTTTCTTATCTACTACATTCACAACCGCTTTTACCTCAGGTAGATCTATGTTATAATCTCCACTGATCTTTAAAGTTTTATCATTCTGCCCCATAAATACTATTTCCTTCCCACTTGCAACAATCTTCACTGCTGGACCTGTTGGTGTTTGTTGTGGAGGTGCACTTCCGCCTTTTCCACCACCTCCGCCTACTCCTCCACTTCCACCACCTCCTGCACCAGGTGCTGGTGAAACTGATACAGGTCCTAACTTTTGTGCAATATCACTTACCTTCTCAACTACCTTTGGATCCTCACTATTCACTGTAATTGAAGAAGTAATCTCTACAACCTTTAGAAGTATTCTCTTTACTATTCCTGTATCTTTGGATGGAAGGGGTACTATCATACCGGTATAACCTTTAACAAAGTTTAATATTCCATTTATAACTGGGTCTTTCGTTCTCTCTGCATAAATTATTACTGCCCCTTTATTCTTAATCTCTGGGTTTATCTTCTCAATGTAAGATATTGCAGTCCTTATAACATCTCTCTCGGAACCACTTGCAATGAAGGTATTCTTAGATATCTTTG encodes:
- a CDS encoding bifunctional oligoribonuclease/PAP phosphatase NrnA, giving the protein MVKLKSEDILHLKKILQENKNILFLCHHNADPDAIGAAVALKYLADVLNRSEDKNLKISADSISKLSKNVLEEIEEDVEVVQYPKLLDVVFFVDTSNLNQVKINTQDLKDSILVVVDHHKRTDLLDLCTLSIVDEGATSTCEIVSQIFREMGIYPPKKIRIGLLSGILYDTKHLKLAREETFQIIAWLIKGINFQKVLSLLTQEMDESKRIAHLKACSRMELREVGGYIVALSYVSSYEASCAKTIVSIGADVSFVVAVRKREREIRVSGRCRKSLSKKIHMGEIMEEVAKRLGGKGGGHREAAGLNAKYDKSRSKDEVIKEVLNLCYEVFKEKVLGG
- the cdhD gene encoding CO dehydrogenase/acetyl-CoA synthase subunit delta, which translates into the protein MDLDEIFKLMKKVNSIKIDSIEITADEIVINIPTLSPISIPQTPPIKKGIKKIVSPEEPKIEIPEVDWEPPVEKYRGYIREVQLGRPKSEGGRGKVIKIGGQRALYRFEEVQPNPPVVTFDIFDMPMPGLPKPVREYFQDVMEDPVEWAKKCVKEFNADMVTIHHISTDPKIKDTPPKEAAKLMEDLLQAVDVPFVIGGSGDPKKDPLVLEACAQVAEGERCLLASANLDLDYKKVADAAMKYDHNVLSWTIMDPNMARDLNRRLISHGLDGDRIVMDPTTCSLGYGIEFSINAMTRLRLAGLKGDELVNMPMSSGTTNAIGAREAWMVNPEWGDRRYRLPLWEITTGLTMLLCGVDIFMMLHPLSIAVVKEFGKLLVSKPGEIEVSTDNYQWIRA
- the acsC gene encoding acetyl-CoA decarbonylase/synthase complex subunit gamma — its product is MAKKISAMDIYKLLPKTNCKKCGESSCMAFATKLQERKATLDECPILKSPKFEKNRKKLEELLSPPVKEVWFGYEDKKVVLGGEEVMYRYELTFFNPTAIGVDISDNLPEEEIKKRAKFVEDFVFERTGEKLKLDFIALRNASNDPEKFVRALKIIQENTKVPVALCSLNVKSIEKALDVVRSKPMIYGVTEENFSEMMRMLISKKRKDKKEFAVVLSSGNIKTLKGMVKASLQHGIEDLILDPHTTPENIMDTLDRFVMIRRSAIERGDKLLGYPILGLPINTYFYVLKGNNPIKQFVEELDKAAGIMEARTACAMLNRYGDGIIIHGTEVWELMPILALRQAIYTDPRKPQTVEPGLYPIGNPDENSPVIMTTNFSLTFYTVTGDFEKDGVTCWLLVMDTEGKAVDVAVAGGQYCGDNAKRLIEETKIGEKVNHRIIILPGLAAPVRGDIEEKTGWTCVVGTRDSSQVGEFLRKNWNRILEEWRAKQES
- a CDS encoding DUF166 family protein, yielding MRDKISVAIVSDGKYGHRAYEVIKKKFPCEYIILKYRGNFDDIEIEEEILKKLKDYHILITYLRDPDLTYTLLEEISNQKLDKNPFIIVGIWEGEGFKRQVEKFKNVVCPDLLCNLDEDYLQDKLEEYPQLREFLRYFGKPKVNIYLSNNIIEKIEVIRDSPCGGVSKTLKEFLGERMDENTLKRIGLRVQHFCNTGRFRLFSEKECKKVKVGQILLEGINVKKEE
- a CDS encoding transcription factor S, translated to MVKFCKKCNNIMLPKDGKWVCTVCQFEMEMEKEGETFILKERIESKKQEIAVIENVNTLPTTKVECPQCGNLEAYWWLQQTRCADEPETRFYRCTKCGHTWREYD
- a CDS encoding NUDIX hydrolase, with product MDRYRSPSLTVDGILEVDGKILLVKRKNPPFKDFWAFPGGFVKYGERTEEAVVREVFEESGIKTKVKDLLGVYSDPNRDPRGHTVSVVYVLEYVEGSPKGSDDAKEARFFTIDEVKNMDLAFDHKTIFKDYLKFREKR
- the pyrH gene encoding UMP kinase; protein product: MKVVFALGGSVVMPREGDVENIRKYAEVFKSIKDIGHDICIVVGGGYIARKYISIAREFTNEAFCDEIGILATRMNSMLLIAALGNYSVKKVPENFKEAEMILNLNKIVVMGGTHPAHTTDAVAASLAEYIDADLLVIATNVDGVYDRDPRKYKDAKKIKHLTTKELVEITKSSSIAAGSSSIVDPLASKIIDRAKLRTVVIRGTPEEIMNVIENRHNGTLIVPGE
- a CDS encoding DUF2116 family Zn-ribbon domain-containing protein — protein: MEKHRHCLNCGISIPPDETFCSEKCKDEYIKKRKRIMRAQLIVLFVIFVVLVIFVWLRG
- a CDS encoding cell wall-binding repeat-containing protein, which produces MKTYYAIVLSLLIVLSILPTSLAVDTSEKIAVVVSTPADAIVAAPYAKAMGYTLIYTPTNKLSRDAERELIRGRYSKVIIVGGPVAVSKTVENSIKNLKIKTERIWGDTRVETSIEVYKAIKREKPELARDVVIVEGFNEKISPVAVSFDAPVLYYGLNRENEVIEVLKDIRVKNAVVLGKKTPKDIVNVVSKISKNTFIASGSERDVIRTAISYIEKINPEIKNKGAVIIYAERTKDPVINGILNFVKGYTGMIVPLPSKDTGIVKRILLKVVEITSSITVNSEDPKVVEKVSDIAQKLGPVSVSPAPGAGGGGSGGVGGGGGKGGSAPPQQTPTGPAVKIVASGKEIVFMGQNDKTLKISGDYNIDLPEVKAVVNVVDKKDTSKNITIDFKDNKSVKTIIEAMNNFNVIAYRGSNVIITYYNPEMESENVSLHVITNRRSLRDNINKLLDGNATGLIKILNISYVGTGTLCPTHGGTGFIYTPSDYGEHIVVITEGNGVPSDADNVKVLAVGGFEVVRYNMSIEYEIDSDTVEVNIALNETPENPVRYGVVLIKKDIDLTLKIIGTNPNNNLFNVSIVGDNGEHEIVINNKRIELDASKVHNIIGTVYNDSTASSYYTKVTSNNYPELPMLLEYIPDSYLIAIAYDTEEKKIVAVAQRSID